In Zingiber officinale cultivar Zhangliang chromosome 3B, Zo_v1.1, whole genome shotgun sequence, a single window of DNA contains:
- the LOC121967727 gene encoding phosphatidylinositol 4-kinase gamma 6-like has protein sequence MAVSIFNRSISSDYNGSNQSEGKPSGRRRVFVQTETGCVLGIELDRGDNVHTVKRRLQIALNVPTEESSLTVGDLVLKNDLSAVRNDSPLLLTRNALHRSSSTPCLSPTGKDIQQRDRSGPIEILVCSSRCCQTKELVKDVVKAIKIGIDPIPVHSGLGGAYYFRNIKGESVAIVKPTDEEPFAPNNPKGFTGKALGQPGLKRSVRVGETGFREVAAYLLDYDHFANVPPTVLVKITHSVFNVNEAMNYGTSGKGTIDRKRSVVSKIASFQQFIPHDFDASDHGTSSFSVAAVHRIGILDIRIFNTDRHAGNLLVKKCHETTGGFGVQTQLIPIDHGLCLPESLEDPYFEWIHWPQASIPFSEDELKYIANLDPVKDSEMLRMELPMIREACLRVLILSTIFLKEAAVWGLCLADIGEMMSREFKGMEEEPSELEVVCIKVRRLIAERSVFSPVINPHDDDAIQFDIECEEDDALTVKSPSSYYFGSKGKISKNPLSRLDESFEEELEDEVNGDSEVEEHCFYPPSCEWSQHVPSLTASLKGISLTRKNQHCPRASCAATRFHNGGGASKLQVGNSRSANEPMPTSVSFVKLADMGEEEWSAFLEKFQELLQDAFHSRKSGSTGLRQKQRLGTSCQF, from the coding sequence ATGGCTGTTTCCATTTTCAACCGTTCCATCAGCAGCGATTACAATGGTAGCAATCAAAGTGAAGGAAAGCCAAGTGGGCGGAGACGGGTGTTTGTCCAAACAGAAACTGGCTGTGTGTTGGGGATTGAACTAGATCGTGGAGATAATGTCCACACTGTAAAAAGAAGATTACAAATTGCTCTCAATGTGCCTACTGAAGAGAGCTCTCTTACGGTTGGTGATCTTGTGCTGAAAAATGACCTTAGTGCTGTCCGGAATGATTCTCCTTTACTTCTTACAAGGAATGCACTGCACAGAAGCTCTTCCACTCCATGTCTCTCCCCAACTGGAAAGGACATCCAACAAAGAGATCGAAGTGGtccaattgaaattttagtgTGCTCAAGCCGCTGCTGTCAAACAAAGGAGCTGGTTAAGGATGTCGTGAAGGCTATTAAAATTGGCATTGATCCAATTCCTGTTCATAGTGGTCTTGGTGGTGCTTATTATTTTAGGAATATTAAAGGTGAGAGCGTTGCTATTGTAAAGCCTACTGATGAAGAACCATTTGCACCAAATAACCCTAAAGGCTTTACTGGCAAGGCACTTGGGCAACCGGGATTGAAGAGATCAGTGCGGGTTGGTGAGACTGGATTCAGAGAAGTTGCTGCATATCTTCTTGATTACGATCATTTTGCCAATGTTCCTCCGACTGTCCTTGTCAAAATTACTCATTCAGTTTTCAATGTGAATGAAGCTATGAACTACGGCACCAGTGGTAAAGGTACTATTGATAGGAAGCGTAGTGTTGTAAGCAAGATAGCATCTTTTCAGCAGTTCATTCCGCATGACTTTGATGCAAGTGACCATGGAACCTCCAGCTTCTCAGTTGCTGCTGTACACAGGATAGGTATACTTGATATTAGAATTTTCAATACTGACAGGCATGCCGGAAATCTTTTGGTGAAGAAATGTCATGAAACTACAGGAGGATTTGGGGTTCAGACACAACTCATTCCGATTGATCATGGTCTATGTTTGCCAGAAAGTTTGGAGGATCCTTATTTTGAGTGGATCCACTGGCCACAGGCATCAATCCCTTTCTCTGAGGATGAGCTCAAGTATATTGCTAACCTTGATCCCGTGAAAGATTCTGAGATGCTTCGGATGGAGTTACCTATGATTCGCGAAGCCTGTCTTAGAGTTTTGATTTTGTCGACTATTTTTCTTAAGGAAGCAGCTGTTTGGGGGCTTTGCCTGGCAGATATTGGTGAGATGATGAGCAGGGAGTTCAAGGGAATGGAAGAAGAGCCAAGTGAACTGGAAGTTGTGTGTATTAAGGTGAGACGGTTGATAGCAGAAAGATCTGTTTTTTCTCCAGTTATTAACCCACATGATGATGATGCAATTCAATTCGATATAGAATGTGAGGAAGATGATGCACTGACTGTGAAATCACCATCATCTTATTATTTTGGATCAaaaggaaaaatatctaaaaatccacTTTCACGTTTAGACGAGAGCTTTGAGGAGGAGCTGGAAGATGAGGTGAATGGAGACAGTGAGGTGGAGGAACATTGTTTCTACCCCCCTAGTTGTGAATGGTCTCAACATGTTCCAAGTCTGACTGCTTCTCTGAAGGGCATAAGCCTCACCAGAAAGAACCAACATTGTCCAAGAGCTAGCTGTGCGGCTACTAGATTTCATAATGGTGGAGGTGCCAGTAAGCTTCAGGTCGGTAATAGTAGGAGTGCAAATGAACCAATGCCCACGAGTGTCAGCTTTGTGAAACTTGCTGACATGGGGGAGGAGGAGTGGTCTGCATTTCTTGAGAAATTCCAGGAGTTGCTTCAAGATGCATTCCATAGCCGGAAAAGTGGTTCTACTGGCCTGAGACAAAAGCAGAGGTTGGGCACTTCTTGCCAGTTTTGA